The Streptococcus mitis region AACCCTAGACTTAATCCATCATAATCAAGAGGAGGTAATCCAATGAACACTAGTCTTAAACTCAGCAAACAACTCAGTTTTGGAGAGGAGATTGCTAATAGTGTGACCCATGCTGTAGGTGCAGTCATCATGCTCATCTTACTCCCCATTTCATCCACCTATAGTTATGAAGCACACGGATTTTTATCCTCTATCGGCGTTTCCATTTTCGTTATCAGTCTCTTTCTTATGTTTCTATCATCCACTATTTATCACTCTATGGCCTATGGTTCGACCCATAAATATGTCTTGCGGATCATCGACCATTCAATGATTTATGTGGCTATCGCAGGTTCTTACACGCCGGTCGTATTGACTTTGATGAATAACTGGTTTGGTTATCTGATTATTGCCATCCAGTGGGGAACGACCATTTTTGGTATTCTCTATAAAATCTTTGCTAAAAAAGTCAATGAGAAATTTAGCCTTGCTCTTTACCTGATTATGGGCTGGTTGGTTTTAGCTATCATTCCTGCCATTATCAGTCAAACAACGCCAATTTTCTGGAGTCTCATGGTAACTGGCGGACTTTGTTATACAGTTGGAGCTGGATTTTACGCCAAGAAGAAACCTTATTTCCACATGATTTGGCATCTTTTTATCCTAGCCGCATCTGCCCTCCAATACATCGCCATTGTTTATTACATGTAAAAAAGTTGAGAAACTCAGTCTCAACTTTTTTCTTTACACATATTGATAAAGTACTGGTGCAAGCGCACATCATCAGTCAATTCAGGATGAAAAGAGGTTACCAGCATATTTTTTTCTTGGGCTGCAACGATTTGATTATCAACTGTTGCTAGAATTTCTACATCTTCTCCAACACTACTGATAATCGGACCGCGAATAAAAGTCATTGGAATCTGACCGACTCCCTTACATTCTGCTTCCGTATAGAAACTCCCTAGTTGGCGCCCATAGGCATTTCGCTCGACCACCATATCCATAGTTCCTAGATGACTCTCTTCCTGAGAAGTAATTTCCTTAGCCAGCAAAATTAAACCCGCACAGGTCCCAAACACTGGTAATCCAGATAGAATAGTTTCTCGAATAGGAATCAGCATGTCCTGCTCACGTAAAAGCTTGCCCATGGTTGTAGATTCCCCACCAGGTAATATCAAACCCGATAAATCACTCCGAGATTTCTGAAAATCTTCTAAATTTCTGATTTCAACACTATCGACACCTAATTGATCTAGCACTTTTTCATGTTCTGCAAAGGCCCCTTGCAAGGCCAATATTCCGATTTTCATCTATTTTCCTCGCTCTGCCATGAGGATTTGGATTTCATTTTCATTGATACCAACCATGGCTTCTCCTAAATCTTCAGAGATTTGAGCTAGGATTTGAGGATTACGGAAGTTAGTCACAGCCTTAACAATAGCACTTGCTCGTTTAACAGGATCGCCTGACTTGAAAATACCTGAACCGACAAATACACCTTCTGCCCCTAATTGCATCATCAGCGCAGCATCTGCTGGCGTTGCAACGCCTCCAGCCGCAAAGTTTACAACTGGCAATTTTCCATGCTCATGGACGTATTGAACCAATTCTACAGGGACTTGCAAGTCCTTGGCAGCAACATAAAGTTCGTCCTCGCGTAAGTTTTGAATACGACGAATTTCCTGATTCATCATACGCATATGACGAACAGCTTGGACGATATCCCCAGTACCCGGTTCTCCTTTGGTACGAATCATAGAAGCTCCTTCAGCAATACGACGCAAGGCTTCTCCCAAATCCTTGGCTCCACAGACAAAAGGAACTTGGAATTCTTTTTTGTCCACATGGAAACGGTCGTCTGCTGGAGATAAAACTTCACTCTCATCGATATAGTCAATCTCAATAGCCTCTAAAATCTGAGCTTCAACAAAATGCCCGATTCTGACCTTGGCCATCACTGGAATGCTAACTGCTTCTTGAATTTCCTTAATCATCTTTGGGTCACTCATGCGAGAAACCCCACCAGCTGCACGAATATCAGCCGGAATCCGCTCCAAGGCCATCACAGCTGCCGCACCAGCGGCCTCTGCAATACGGGCTTGTTCAGGGTTCTGAACGTCCATGATAACCCCACCCTTGAGCATCTGTGCCAAGTTTTTATTTAGTTCATAACGATTTTCAGTCATTTATTTTATCCTCATTATTTATATTGGTAGCTACCATTTCATTTTAAGTCAGATTAGAATGAATCACAAGATAAAAAAACGATAATTGTATGGGTACACATTGACTAAAAAACTATCTGACCTTAGCTTAAGGCCAGATAGTTCATCAAATTTTATTTTTCAGCTGTAAGTGCAGCCATTGTGATGTAGTTGTATGGTTTGTTGAAGTGTGGCAAGAAGAATAAATCTGTCAATGCCAATTTATCAATTGTCACATGCTCTTGGATAGCAAGTGAGAACATGTGGATTCCCATGCTGATTGCAGAATCGTGTGAAACCATTTGTGCACCAAGAATTTCACGGCTATCTTTGTCAAAGACAATCTTGATGGCAACTTCATGGTTGTCATGCTTCATAAATTCTGGTTTTTGAAGATCGTTAAAGCCTGTTTCAGTTGCATTATAACCTGCTGCTTTAGCTTTCTCAAGTGTCAAACCAGTTGAAACCATGTGAAGACCGTAGATAGAGATACCGTTTGATCCTTGAACACCGATTCCTTCCAATTCATGTCCACATGCGTTATATGCACCAACGATACCAGTACGAACAGCATTTGAAGCAAGAGCGATGTAGCTAGTGTCTTTACGAGCGTTGTCATAAACAGTCGCACAGTCACCTACTGCGTAAACACCTGGGATAGATGTTTCTTGTTTCTTGTCTACAAGGAAGGCACCGTTACGGAAGAGTTCAATCTTACCATCAGCAAGAGCAGTATTTGGACGGAAACCAACTGCAAGGATAACCATATCCACATCGAAAGTTTCTTTATCAGTAACTAAGCGTTCAACTTTACCGTCACCCTCGATTGCTTTAACAGTTTGACCAAGAGCCAAGCGAATGTTGTGGTCTTCCAAGTTCTTCGCCATCATTTGTGTGAAGTCTTTGTCATAGTAGCCGTTCAAGACAGTATCAACGATATCAACAAGGACAACTTCTTTTCCAAGACGCTCAAAGGCTTCAGCAAGTTCAACACCGATGTAACCACCACCAACAACGGCGATACGGTCAAGGTGTTGACTCTTATCAGCAAGTTTATTGATAACTTCTTCAGCGTTTTGGTACAATTTAACGAATTGTACATTTTCAAGAGTTGCTTTAAATTCGCGGTTTCCTTTAACAATTTCAACACCTTCTATTGGTGGCAAGATTGGTGTAGAACCTGTAGCGAAAATCAATTTCTCGTATGATTCTTTGTGCTCTTTCCCTTCAACTTCTGCTGTTACTACTTTGTTATCATAGTCGATTGAAAGAACTGGTGAGTTCATGTAAACTTTAGCACCTTTAGCTTCCAATTTTTCTTTATCAGAATAGAACAAGCCTTCAGCACCGTCAATTTGTTCACCTCCAAAGGGCCATTCCACATCCTAGGAAAGAGATGTTAGAATTTTGGTCGAATACAACGATTTCGTTCTCATTACCAAAATTATCCAACATAGTATTAATACATGCTGTACCAGCGTGGTTAGCACCAACTACAACGATTTTACTCATAGAAAAATTCCTACCTTCAATTTTAAATTTACCCTTCTAGTATAACATTTACTGTTAGCGTTTACAAGAGTTTTGCTAATTTTCCCGATTTTTTTGTAAAAAAATGTAAATAATCTGTATCTTAACACGGATTCTTACAATTTTTCTTCATTTCTTGAGCATATTTCTTGACATCTTTACAAAATTTATTTGTGAAAACGCTGACTTTATGATATGCTAGTATCATGGAAAGAAAATGTAAAGGGTTCATTTTTCATAAATTTACTATATTTCAGCCTTCTTTTCACAAGAGAAAGGAGTTGGTAGCTTGCCTCTTAGTTCACATTCTGAACGGCTAATGGGGACTACTATCACTATTTCATTAGTAGATGAGCGAGCCGATAGCTTGCTCCAAAAATCCTTTGAGTTGCTCAAAGAGCTAGAATACCGCTTCAATGCCAATAGCCAAGAATCTGAGTTAATGGAGATTAATTATCAGGCTGGAATAGCTCCAGTCAAAGTTCATCCAGATTTGTTTGAATTGATTTCACTTGGATTAGAGCATAGCCTAGCACCCTCTAGTCATCTCAACATCAGCATTGGTCCCTTGATTCAAACCTGGCGCATCGGTTTTTCAG contains the following coding sequences:
- the trhA gene encoding PAQR family membrane homeostasis protein TrhA — protein: MNTSLKLSKQLSFGEEIANSVTHAVGAVIMLILLPISSTYSYEAHGFLSSIGVSIFVISLFLMFLSSTIYHSMAYGSTHKYVLRIIDHSMIYVAIAGSYTPVVLTLMNNWFGYLIIAIQWGTTIFGILYKIFAKKVNEKFSLALYLIMGWLVLAIIPAIISQTTPIFWSLMVTGGLCYTVGAGFYAKKKPYFHMIWHLFILAASALQYIAIVYYM
- the pdxT gene encoding pyridoxal 5'-phosphate synthase glutaminase subunit PdxT, with protein sequence MKIGILALQGAFAEHEKVLDQLGVDSVEIRNLEDFQKSRSDLSGLILPGGESTTMGKLLREQDMLIPIRETILSGLPVFGTCAGLILLAKEITSQEESHLGTMDMVVERNAYGRQLGSFYTEAECKGVGQIPMTFIRGPIISSVGEDVEILATVDNQIVAAQEKNMLVTSFHPELTDDVRLHQYFINMCKEKS
- the pdxS gene encoding pyridoxal 5'-phosphate synthase lyase subunit PdxS; its protein translation is MTENRYELNKNLAQMLKGGVIMDVQNPEQARIAEAAGAAAVMALERIPADIRAAGGVSRMSDPKMIKEIQEAVSIPVMAKVRIGHFVEAQILEAIEIDYIDESEVLSPADDRFHVDKKEFQVPFVCGAKDLGEALRRIAEGASMIRTKGEPGTGDIVQAVRHMRMMNQEIRRIQNLREDELYVAAKDLQVPVELVQYVHEHGKLPVVNFAAGGVATPADAALMMQLGAEGVFVGSGIFKSGDPVKRASAIVKAVTNFRNPQILAQISEDLGEAMVGINENEIQILMAERGK